CTTTTTATCTTTTACTTCGATCATTTTACTAAAGGAGTGAACTGGAATGACAGATGCTAACTTTCCACCACCAACAATGTATTCTCCAGTAGAGTCTACGTCAGTTCCGTGTGGACTTTTTGGTGTTGGCATATAATACATCATACCTGGACAGTCTTTCGGATTTAACATCTTTACACCGCTTAACTTAGTTGATACGGCTGGTTTGTTTTCTTCTCGAAAGTTATTTACGTATTCACCACCAAAGTTGTAGGCCTTTCCTTGATCTTTACATTCTTTAGCACGAACCCAGTTGAATGCTAAGATAAAGTCTTTATCTTTTTTAGAAGCACCAACCTCTAACATTTTATGGGCTTGTTCAGAGTTGTAACTACTGAAGAAACACCAATCATGGGATTTCTTTTTACCACAATGGGATAAGTCATAGTCAAAACCAGGAACAAGGACTTGTAATTCAATAGAAAGTCTTCCTGTGTTTTTATCTACTTTCACCATAGTGACAGTTCCTTTGAATCCACCCTTGGAAAAACTATCAATCGGTACACTTGCTTGTGGAACAGGAACCGAGAAACGTGTTGCTGCCATCAAATACTCTGTATTCTCTGTAGCAAATGGAGATGCATGGTTTCCTGCAGTGTTTGGAATTTCTAAGATCTCTTTTGTTTCAAAAGACTTTAGATCGATCCTTGCAAGTCTTGGTGTGTTATTTGCATTGAGGAACATCCAACGACCATCTTGTTTTCCATCAGTCATAGATGCTTCTACGTGATGGCTATCATCCCAAGGTACATAACCATGAGTTGTTTTTAACATATCTTTTGTTTCTTCATCAAACCCATATCCGTTTTCAGGAAATACGGAAAATACAGGAATAATTTTGAATAATCTTGCGGATGGAATTCCGTAAACGGACATCTGACCACTAAATCCACCAGACAAAAATGCGTACACTTCGTCCTTTTCACCTGGAGCAACATACACTCTAGAAGCCGCATCAGAAGCAAGCGTTGCTGTTGCTGCTCCTTTTTTACAATTAGGAATGATTGAAAGGACAACAATTCCTAAGGTAATTAGAATTAAATTTGTTTTTTTGTTCATATAGTTACCTATTTTAAATCCATCTTACGAAAGTATTCGAGGATCTCTCTTGCCTCTTCTTCCTTTACGTTTTGAAATGTCATTTGAGTTAAGTGCTCGCCGAGTAACTCTTGTCCAATGGGATCTTTTTGAGTCATTTCGACTGGGTTCAAGATCATATTCATAATCCACTCTGGAGTTCTACGGAGTGTTACATCTTGAAGAGCAGGTCCGACTACCTTTTCTTCAAATTTGTGACAAGCGGAACATTTGGCTTCAAATTGTTTTTTGCCACGTTCAGCCATGGGTTGGTCTAAATCTCCAACGGAAATCGATTTTATTGGACCTATTCCCTTGGAACTAGCATTAGATGTTGGTGTTTCTTCAGTTTTTTCTCCTCCACAGGATATAATTGTCATTGTGACGAAGATTCCTAATACGATTCCGAGTTTCATTCGGAAGGATCCTTCTCTTAATTCTGAAAGGTTCATTTCAAATACTCCTTATTGTTTTAGTATTGATTACTTCTTTGCCTGCGGTAGTAACACTGTGTCTACTATATGGATGATTCCGTTTGCTGCGGGAATGGATGCAACGATGGTGGCACCATTAATCATAACCTTCCCATTTTTAACGGAAACTTTTGTGTGGCCGCCGTTTGCCATACCGAGTTCATCATCTTTACCTGTGAATTCTGATTTCAAAATGGATTCGGTTAAGTTACCCACAACTACATGGTATTCTAATATATCTTTTAATGTGCTTTTTTGACTTGGTTTTAAAAGGTCATCTACAGTTCCTGCAGGTAGTTTTGCAAATGCATCATTTGTTGGTGCAAACACTGTGAAAGGTCCTTGATTCGCGAGTGAGTCTACAAGACCAGCAGCTTGAACAGCAGTGACAAGAGTTGTATGATCTTTTGAACCTAAAGCAATTTTTAGAACATCTTGTTGTGATTTATCATCTGCAACCGCTGAAATCCCTTTACCAACATTGGAATCTTCACTTTTTCCGCAGTAAACACAGGCTAACGAGAAAAAGGTGACTATTGTAATCGTAGTGAATTGAAATTTTTTTTTGTTCATTGGATACCGCCCACTTATTAGTTCATTATCCATTGAACAATATTGTATAAAATTCTGTATTGATCTAAATCAAGATGAGTCACATCTCACTCGTTGATTTTTGTCAATGAAGACGATGATGAATTGTCTATCGAATTGAATGAAATGTTATGAAAGTCATTTGTAATTAGTTCTATTGGGAGGCTTTGATGGCTTTTATAATTAATTAAGAATGATTCTAATTAAAAATATTTGTTTGGTGAAATCTACAATGGGATTATTCACTTGTTCTCTCAGTGCACTAAAAAAACCTGAAAGAACGAGGTTTTTCTCATGGTAACACAGTGGGATCCGAAATACGAAACGAATATTTCAGAGATTGATTCTCAACATAAAAAACTCTTTCGATTGATTAATAATATTGAAACAGTTTACGATGAAAACAAAGAACATCTATCAGGAAAATCCAGAATCCTTCTGGATGCAGTTTCTGAACTAGAGGACTACACACTCAGTCATTTTTTAATTGAAGAGCGAGTGATGGAACTAAATCAATATCCTGATTTGGAAGCTCACAAAAAACAACACGACAGATTCACTGATAAAATTTTAGAATTAAAGAATCGTCTGACATCAGGCAATCTTTTGAGTAATGATGCAGAATTGAATCAGTTTTTTGGTGATCTCCTTCAGTTTTTACGTGCATGGCTAACAAATCATATTCTAAAAGAGGATATGGATTATAAACCATACATAAAGTTTAATATTTAAAACTTAATTCCTTATACTTGATTCATTCAAAGTATAAGGAAAATTTAATTATTTTTGACTGAAGGAATCAATTGCTAAGTTATCTGTAAGAGATGACTCTAATCCAGATTAATCTCATAAAAGTAACGAGTCCCAGAAAAATAAAAAATTTTCCAAATATCGCTAACTTAGCAAAGGGTAGAATTATTTTTGTGATTAAATATAAAATCAAACCAAAATTGTAACTAAAGAATAAGAACCAAGCCTGTTTGACTGAACCCCTCGGTTGGTCAGATAAAAATTTTGGAAACATCCAATACGCATTTCCCATAACAAACTGAATTAAAAATCCCCATATTACAATAGAGTAATGGAGAGGAAGGAGTTTCCAGATTTCTGGATTTAATGGAAAGGCTTTGTTTATCATTAAGATTACACCTAGTGATGTTCCTGATAACAAATAAATCAATGAAGTTCGAATGAGCCAAATGGATGGAGTGGGGAACATAATCTATTTTTTTGTTTGGGAGTCTAACCTTGGCCAAATTTCCAAAACATAACAAAGGATTCCTGCAAATTGTAAAAAAATTGAGATGAGATAGGGAAGAAGAGAGATCTCTCGGTTTTGATAAATGAAAGGTTCAGAAAAAATTCGAAAGAATAAACCCAGGTTGAGTGAAAAATAGGCCATCCAAGCAAGTTTAGATCCTGTTTTAGGAGAGTTGTTTTTTCCTTTGGGATACATCCAAAGGGAAACTCCGATGATAATTTGAGTGATCCAACCTAAGGCAATCATGTGCCAGTAAACTGGCATTAGGTGAATTTCCCATTGGATACTTGAAAATTCAGAAAATGCATAAATAACAACTCCCGACAATAAATACACGAGACCTGTTTTGATAAAGTATCTTGAGATTTTTGGCATCGGAAACTTTTAAAAGATTTTATTTTTTGTTTTCTTCCAGTTCAATTTTATAACTTGCATGACAAGCAACGCAGTTCCGAGTGAGTTCATCCATTTCTTTTAATAATCCATGAATGTCTTGTTTTTTACGAATTTTAACAGCTATTTCATCAAATTTTTCGTGAGTCCCAAATCCTAATTTTTTAAATTCTACGGGAAGTTTGAGAAGGATTGTTTTTTCTTGGTGTTCTAAGCTGGCAACAAGTCCCATACCGACAGCATCTGCAGCTTTTGCAGCACGTTCATAATCTTTTTCAGCAAGTCCATTTAACATTCCATTGACGGATGTTAGTAATGCTCTCATCTCTGTCAAAACCAGTTGGCGTTCCGCTGGAGTTAAATGAATAGCAGTACGATCATCTAGAGAACGGCTTGTACTTCCAAAATAAAAAAAGTATCCTAAGATCACTACTGTTGCGATCCAAAGCCCTATAGAAATTTTTCCAAAAGAGATTGATTTCATTTTTTTACCTTTTAAATATTTTGTTCCATTCCTAAATAAATACTAAATACACTCATTTGTTTGTTATAAGAAAATTGAAATGGATGAACCTCTGTCCTAGAATAGACAGTATGTGATAACGTCCAGTCTGAAGTTTTCCCTCCGTATGTTTTTTTAGGAAAACCATATTCACAAGCAATATGGAATGTGGAATCATTCCAGGAGACACTTCCTCCGAGAGAGACATGGTGTTCGATACTTGCTCCCAACATCGGACTCACTCCACTTGCAGGAATTATGTTGTTTCCGTAACTATAACCCATTCTAGTCATATAACGATCATTCCATTTATATTCAGCACCGATTGCAAATATGGTTTGGTTTTTCCAATTTAGATTAAATTGAAATGAGTTGGTTTCGATACCAACTGGTGTTCTTACCCAAACATCTTCTGTTCGAAATTTGGTGGAACTAAAACTCTCTGACCAAGGAATGTATTTGATATCAAAGGCGAGGATTAATTTATCAGTTCGATATGAAATTCCAACAATATGTTTATCAGGCCAAATCATATATCTTGATACTCTAGTTCCAAAGGACCGTTCAGGAGCATAACCATCCACCTTCATGGTTCCGTCCATTGGCAGTACATTTCTCGTTGTATAAGAATAAGCAATTCGAATGTTTTCTGTTAGGTCATATGAAGTTCCAATTTTTCCTCCTAAAGTATAAGCAGAATCACTTTGGTAACGAATTCCCCCCGGAATCGTGAGGCTTCTAGTTTCATCTTGGTAGGTTCTTTTTAGTTCCATAAACCCATAAACAAAGTCAATTCCTGCACCTATTGCAAAGTTCCCTTTTTTGTAGCCAGCACCAAACGTGGATTTCATGGTCATAAATCGGAAGTTTAAATCTTCCACTGCTTTTGTACTTTCACCAATGATAGGAATGTTTGTGCCGAATGTTTCATTTAATGTTCTTCCATCCGGTGTATGGCGTTTGATATTTTTGAACTGCCCACCACCACCACCTTGTGCATACAAAGCAAAACCGATACTGAGATTCTCTGTTATGGGTTTGATGATTCCCATATATGGTAATATTGCTTTTGGATGTTCAACAGTTGTGTTGCGATAAGAGCGGGCTGGATCTGGATCTATGTATTCATCATTATATTCGATAGATGGTAAATGAATTCCTGAACCTAACTCCCATTTGGTTCTTTTGACTCGAGCTAGATGGGATGGATTTGATTCTAAGTCCATTACTGAACCACCAACGGCTTGGAAAGCGCCCCCCATTCCGGCTTGCCTGGCTCCAAAGGCAGGTTGCATAATCCCGTGGAAGGCAAGGAGGTCTCCGTGGGAGAACCAGGGTGCTAAGCTTAGAATTAGAATGAATGGAATGATGAAAATGCGACTCGAAATCATTTGTTTCAGGGAAAGGGGGCATTCTGGGCTGTCAAGGTGATAAATGACTAAAAAATGGAGAACCCTCGTGAGGCTAAAATTCCTAAAACTGCAATTGTGACTGAAATCAGTAAGTTGAACCTTCCGAAGAAAGAGGATGTTTTTCTATACCGTTCAAAACGTACGGTATCTGTGAATTGATAAGTAAAGGTTTTGGGACCAGTCACAAAATCATGATATAAAGATGATAAAAACAATATGCTAAATAAAGTGATTTTTCCGATAAACATGAAACCGATGTTAGATGTCCATAATTCTTTGATAGAACTAGGCTCAAAATATCCCTTTTGAATTAAAAGACCTGTCCCTGAAAGTATAAATACAACGAAGATATAGTAAGAAATTTTTCTAAACTGAGTTGCTGTGAGTTGTAGTAATCTTAACTTTTGGTCTTTCAATTCTGGATTTCTAATGACGGGGATGACTACAATGACATAGAAGATCATTCCACCTACCCAAATCATTGCGGAGAATATATGAAAGATTAGTAGAGTAAAATACAAAGACACGATAACTTAAATTCAAATAGATACACTTGTTTGTCGTTTCCTTTTTTAATTTTAGAAACAATCTAAAATTTGTTTTAGATATTTTTCCTTTTTAGAAAAAGGGATTCTTTTGGGATGGGTAAAGAGTATGTCCCAAATTAGAAAGATTCCAGAACTTTTACTTCCAGCAGGAAGTTTAGATAAATTAGAAATTGCTTATATGTATGGTGCGGATGCAGCTTATTGTGGTGTTCCTCGATTTTCATTAAGAGCAAGAGAAAATGATTTTACTATGGAGGCTTTAGAAAAGGGAGTTTCGCTCGCAAGAAAACTTGGCAAAAAAATCTATTTCACTGTTAATAATATTCCTCGAAATTCTAAAATTCCATCTTATCCTAAATATTTAGATCAAATGGCAGCACTAAAACCAGATGCTTTTATCATGGCAGATCCTGGTTTGATTTTAATGACCAAAGAATCACATCCGGAAATTGACATTCATATCTCTGTCCAAGCAAATACTATGAATTATGCTGCTGTTAAGTTTTGGAAACAGTTTGGGGCCACTCGAGTGATTCTTTCTCGTGAAGTATCCATCTCTGAAATTGCAGAAATTAAAAACCAAGTTCCTGATATGGAAATTGAAGTGTTTGTTCATGGTTCGATTTGTATTGCTCACAGTGGTCGTTGTTTTATGAGTAATTATTTCAAAAAACGAGATGCGAACCAAGGTTCTTGTAATAACTCATGTCGTGATTTGTATAAAGTGTTTGTTACAAACCCAAAACAAAATGATGAACCTATGGAACTCATCACAGATGAAGATGGAACTTTTTTAATGAATTCGAAAGACCTTCGAGCTATCGAGTTTTTACAAGAGTTATGTGATGCAGGCGTTGATTCTGTGAAAGTAGAAGGTCGCACTAAAAATGATTATTATGTAGGTATGGTGGCTCGTAGTTACAGGCAAACATTAGATGGAATTGCAAGAGGTGAAAGTTTTGACCGGAAGTGGTTAGAAGAATTGGATAAAGTATCTTCTAGAAAATATTTTTCCGGATTCTTAACCCATGGTATGGAAGATCGTGTTTCTGATGAAGAAAGAGATTTTCAAAACAATGAATTTGGCACTAGTTTACAGATGAGCCAAAAATATGCAGGTTTTGTAAAAGAATACAAACCAGATTCAAAACGAATTGTGATTGAAGTGAAAAACAAAATTCAAAAAGGAGATTTGATGGAAGTGATCACAGCTTCAGATCCAAGTCCCTTAACATTCACTGTGGACCAAATTTTTTATAAACAAAATCCAGTAGAGGTGATCAGTGGTGGGATGGGAACAGTGGAACTAGAGGTTCCTTTTGCCATTCCTTCTAGTTCTTTTTTAAGCAAAAAACTTTAGTATAACCAATATCATTGAGATCGTTCTAGCAGAAATCATTCAAAGTGATTTGTTCTGAGAATCTTTCTAAACAGAATTGTTAATAGAATAGAGAAATGAAAAAGGTACGGTATTTTTGTGAAAAATAAATCCAGTTTGATCGTCATTCTTCTATTTGCATTTGTCTTACACTGTGGTAAAGATTCTAACCAAGAAAATACCTCACCAGAAGAAACGGAAAAGTCTATTTCTGCCGATATGATTGAGGCAAAAAAGGTATCTCCCAGTGCTCCTAGAGCGGAAGGAAGTTCTGAATCCTCTTCGGTAGAAAACCAATTGGGACAAGTATTTGTTCCCATTCAAAATGCCGCAGAACGTTTGTTGGAATACCAAATTCAATTAAGTTATGAAACGCAAGATTTGATCAAAACACGTAAGGATCTTCTTAGTTTTATTACTAAATATGGTTTTATTGAAAGTAGTTCGGCAGTGAACTCAGATTCTCCTTATATGAGTTTACGAGTTCGGATCAGGTCTGAGAAAATATATGATGCTTTGATTGAGTTAGATTCCTATGGAGTTTTGCAGAGCGAGGATATCTCGACTGTGGATCATACAGAAGGGATGGCCTTACAAAAGATCAAATCAAATCGAGAAAAAATCCGTTTGTTACGGCGAACGAACGCAAACAACCAAACTTCTGCTCAATCCAAAAATTGGCAGGCCATCGAAGAAGCAATTTCCGAAAGTGAGAACGGTTTAGATAACTCGGAACATGAAATTTGGAAAATAAAAGATAAAGTTAAATGGGCGACCTTGAGCATTCAATTTACAATCCCTACACAACCAGATCGAATCCAAATACCGATTTATAAAAATGCTTGGATTGGAATTCTAAATTTATTTTTGGAATTAACGTATTACTTAATTTGGATGATTCCCTTTTTAATACTGGTTGGCATTTTATATCTTCCTTTGAAAAAGATTTATCAATACTTTAGAAAATAATGAGGTTTGCTATTAAACATGATTGGGATTTTTATTTAGTCCCAATCTTTTCTTGAGATTTGATTCTTAAACGGAAACCGGATAATTTCGAATCCAGATTTCCGAGGATTGGGGATCATCATAAAAATGTTCCGATTCCTTTCCAAATTTACGTTCATACTCGGTAATTTTGTAGCTATCATGATGACAATGAACTGCTGCTACACACTCCACTCCATTTTCTGACGTTAGTTTTAAGTTGTTTGCTTCTTCGAATAGATCCAAATACCCTACCCGCCAATTGTGCTTGCTCAAAAGTAAAGGAATTATGTCGCGATAAGACTTATGTGCGGAGACGGAGGCTGGATTCAGTCCGTGAAGGTTTACAAAGATTTTGAATTTTGTACCGGAGGGAAGGTTCGCAAAAGTATTTTCTAAACCTTGTTTCCAGCTTAGGATTTCTGTTTCTGTGACTGCTCCA
This genomic window from Leptospira brenneri contains:
- the nosZ gene encoding Sec-dependent nitrous-oxide reductase — translated: MNKKTNLILITLGIVVLSIIPNCKKGAATATLASDAASRVYVAPGEKDEVYAFLSGGFSGQMSVYGIPSARLFKIIPVFSVFPENGYGFDEETKDMLKTTHGYVPWDDSHHVEASMTDGKQDGRWMFLNANNTPRLARIDLKSFETKEILEIPNTAGNHASPFATENTEYLMAATRFSVPVPQASVPIDSFSKGGFKGTVTMVKVDKNTGRLSIELQVLVPGFDYDLSHCGKKKSHDWCFFSSYNSEQAHKMLEVGASKKDKDFILAFNWVRAKECKDQGKAYNFGGEYVNNFREENKPAVSTKLSGVKMLNPKDCPGMMYYMPTPKSPHGTDVDSTGEYIVGGGKLASVIPVHSFSKMIEVKDKKEHHSTEIDGIPVLKYESTLAGEVQKPCLGPLHTEFDGQGYAYTSCFVSSEVVKWKLGTWEVVQHLPAYYSVGHLSIVGGSSTEPYGKYLIAMNKITKDRFLPVGMELPQSAQLYDISSGKAELLSDFPTVGEPHYSQMIPAKLIMDKTAKLYPLEENKHPYATKTENEAKIVKLGSTTHIYMTAIRSHFKPDIIEARTGETLYFHVTNLEQDYDIPHGFAIGGAPNMTNLLIMPGETRTFKWVAPKPGVYPFYCTDFCSALHQEMQQYIRVSP
- a CDS encoding c-type cytochrome, with amino-acid sequence MNLSELREGSFRMKLGIVLGIFVTMTIISCGGEKTEETPTSNASSKGIGPIKSISVGDLDQPMAERGKKQFEAKCSACHKFEEKVVGPALQDVTLRRTPEWIMNMILNPVEMTQKDPIGQELLGEHLTQMTFQNVKEEEAREILEYFRKMDLK
- a CDS encoding fasciclin domain-containing protein, with the protein product MNKKKFQFTTITIVTFFSLACVYCGKSEDSNVGKGISAVADDKSQQDVLKIALGSKDHTTLVTAVQAAGLVDSLANQGPFTVFAPTNDAFAKLPAGTVDDLLKPSQKSTLKDILEYHVVVGNLTESILKSEFTGKDDELGMANGGHTKVSVKNGKVMINGATIVASIPAANGIIHIVDTVLLPQAKK
- a CDS encoding bacteriohemerythrin, with protein sequence MVTQWDPKYETNISEIDSQHKKLFRLINNIETVYDENKEHLSGKSRILLDAVSELEDYTLSHFLIEERVMELNQYPDLEAHKKQHDRFTDKILELKNRLTSGNLLSNDAELNQFFGDLLQFLRAWLTNHILKEDMDYKPYIKFNI
- a CDS encoding OmpP1/FadL family transporter, whose translation is MISSRIFIIPFILILSLAPWFSHGDLLAFHGIMQPAFGARQAGMGGAFQAVGGSVMDLESNPSHLARVKRTKWELGSGIHLPSIEYNDEYIDPDPARSYRNTTVEHPKAILPYMGIIKPITENLSIGFALYAQGGGGGQFKNIKRHTPDGRTLNETFGTNIPIIGESTKAVEDLNFRFMTMKSTFGAGYKKGNFAIGAGIDFVYGFMELKRTYQDETRSLTIPGGIRYQSDSAYTLGGKIGTSYDLTENIRIAYSYTTRNVLPMDGTMKVDGYAPERSFGTRVSRYMIWPDKHIVGISYRTDKLILAFDIKYIPWSESFSSTKFRTEDVWVRTPVGIETNSFQFNLNWKNQTIFAIGAEYKWNDRYMTRMGYSYGNNIIPASGVSPMLGASIEHHVSLGGSVSWNDSTFHIACEYGFPKKTYGGKTSDWTLSHTVYSRTEVHPFQFSYNKQMSVFSIYLGMEQNI
- a CDS encoding U32 family peptidase C-terminal domain-containing protein, which translates into the protein MSQIRKIPELLLPAGSLDKLEIAYMYGADAAYCGVPRFSLRARENDFTMEALEKGVSLARKLGKKIYFTVNNIPRNSKIPSYPKYLDQMAALKPDAFIMADPGLILMTKESHPEIDIHISVQANTMNYAAVKFWKQFGATRVILSREVSISEIAEIKNQVPDMEIEVFVHGSICIAHSGRCFMSNYFKKRDANQGSCNNSCRDLYKVFVTNPKQNDEPMELITDEDGTFLMNSKDLRAIEFLQELCDAGVDSVKVEGRTKNDYYVGMVARSYRQTLDGIARGESFDRKWLEELDKVSSRKYFSGFLTHGMEDRVSDEERDFQNNEFGTSLQMSQKYAGFVKEYKPDSKRIVIEVKNKIQKGDLMEVITASDPSPLTFTVDQIFYKQNPVEVISGGMGTVELEVPFAIPSSSFLSKKL
- a CDS encoding DUF4349 domain-containing protein; the encoded protein is MKNKSSLIVILLFAFVLHCGKDSNQENTSPEETEKSISADMIEAKKVSPSAPRAEGSSESSSVENQLGQVFVPIQNAAERLLEYQIQLSYETQDLIKTRKDLLSFITKYGFIESSSAVNSDSPYMSLRVRIRSEKIYDALIELDSYGVLQSEDISTVDHTEGMALQKIKSNREKIRLLRRTNANNQTSAQSKNWQAIEEAISESENGLDNSEHEIWKIKDKVKWATLSIQFTIPTQPDRIQIPIYKNAWIGILNLFLELTYYLIWMIPFLILVGILYLPLKKIYQYFRK